A stretch of the Cydia amplana chromosome 6, ilCydAmpl1.1, whole genome shotgun sequence genome encodes the following:
- the LOC134649192 gene encoding sesquipedalian-1-like translates to MKINEKNLCAFASSATPVDREGWLDMREVGKSYTRRWFTLKGNLLFYFDKNGDKEPAGVIVLEGCTIELTEEEEAYSFKIVFQCAGGRTFYLCTNSQASMEAWMKALACASYDYMKLMVAELQRQLDEAEAEAAAEAAALVTTPTEEPRAPPRGQRYNPFNKLPENEPKAVPGSRHHKENLRPDMSRKKVPFRDIHTAFGRKILLDRSEWRATLAKRQKTVESPLIQL, encoded by the exons ATGAAGATTAACGAGAAGAATTTGTGTGCGTTCGCGTCGTCGGCAACGCCGGTGGACCGGGAGGGCTGGCTGGACATGCGAGAGGTGGGCAAGAGCTATACGCGGCGCTGGTTCACGCTCAAAGGGAATCTATTGTTTTACTTCGATAAGAACGGGGACAAGGAGCCAGCAGGCGTTATTGTGCTTGAAGGATGCACTATTG AGCTAACAGAAGAGGAGGAAGCCTACAGCTTCAAGATTGTCTTCCAGTGTGCTGGCGGACGGACATTCTACCTGTGCACCAACTCGCAGGCCTCCATGGAGGCGTGGATGAAAGCCCTGGCCTGCGCCAGCTATGACTACATGAAGCTCATGGTGGCGGAGCTGCAGAGGCAGCTAGATGAAGCTGAGG CGGAGGCAGCAGCAGAGGCCGCAGCGTTAGTGACCACTCCAACAGAAGAACCTCGGGCGCCGCCGCGGGGACAGAGATACAACCCCTTCAACAAGCTCCCAGAGAACGAGCCTAAGGCTGTACCGGGCAGCAGGCACC ATAAAGAGAACCTCCGACCAGACATGTCCCGTAAGAAGGTCCCTTTCCGCGACATACACACCGCCTTTGGCCGCAAGATCCTCTTGGACCGCAGCGAGTGGCGCGCCACGCTCGCTAAGCGACAGAAAACTGTGGAATCACCGCTTATACAGCTGTAG